In the genome of Actinobacillus lignieresii, the window GGCGTGAGCGATTTAGTTATCGGTTTAACCATTGTAGCGGTCGGCACGTCATTACCTGAACTGGCCTCTTCAATTATTGCCGCCCGTAAAGGCGAGTCCGATCTTGCTTTAGGAAATATTGTCGGATCAAATTTATTTAATACGTTAGCAGTGGTCGGGATTGCCGGCGCTATCGAACCGATGCAAGTGGAAGCGGAGGTGTTCTCCCGTGATATGCTCGTGATGTTGGCGGTAACCGTTCTGCTATTTTTCTTTGCGTTTAGCTTCCGTAAAAGAGCGGGCAGAATTAATCGGGCGGAAGGTGCGATTCTCTTTATATGCTATGTCGCCTACACCTTATATCTGTTAAAAACAGCGGTTTAAAGAGCCGAATAAAATAAATCAAGCGGTCGTTTTTCTTGGAGACTTTGCAAAAATCTTCGGAAAAACGACCGCTTGTTTTAACGTACCGTTTTGTTTTTATCTAACGGTACGATTTGTAAAGTTTTCCCCAACGGCACAAGCAACTTTAATACCGTCGCCAACGACGGATTAATCGAGCCTTTTTCTACCCGAGCAATCATAGATTGTTTTACGCCGCTTAATTTCTCCAATTTTCGTTGAGAAATACCGAGCTGCTGACGGGTTTCAATGATTTCTAAAATAAGTCGTATGCGAAACTGAGTTTCCGCTATTTCCGACTCGTCAAAAATTTCTTGTTCAAACGATGTCCAACTAGAACCAATAGGGCTCATCTTTTATTCTCTCCTGTAAATCCGCCAACCGAACTTTTGCACGTTCTATTTCTCGTTTCGGAATTCGATAATTCTGTTTGGCAAAATAATGCAACAACACAAATTTTCCCCGAATAATACTTGCAAATAACAGGCAATCGCCCACCGGACGTAACTGCCAAATACGATCTTCCAAATGCTTAATATAATTCTCACCGGCTCGAGTACCGTGCAAATGTAAAATACTCAAATGATGGCTGATTTTGTGTAATCGTTCTCGACTGCCTTCCTGCCGTTCTTTTAGCAGCCTTAACAGAAATTCTTTTACGGGTTCTCTCCCCCGCTTATCTCGATAAAAGACTATTTCATACATCGTTTTTTTCTCCTTTTGAATGAAAACGCGTAAATTAATTATGGCTTTATCGAGTAACTTTCTCAACACAAAATGTCATTTTATGTCAATTTTTTAAGAAATATTCACGATTTTTGTTGTAAGAAGCAGGCATTTTGCCTGACCTTACTTATTTATATTACAATACGCCACCTTTTATCTTTCTGTATCGATATGCTAAAACGTTTTATTTTTCTCTTGGTCAGCATAATGCTAACCCTTTCCGCACACGCCGGTTTATTCGGTAACGACCAGCCCAAATATTTGAGCGGTTCCGAAGCATTCGCTTTTTCAGCCACACCGAAATCCGATAAACAAATTGAGCTGAATTGGCAAATTGCAGACGGTTATTATCTGTATAAAAAAGAAATACAGGTCACGCCGCAAAATGCCGAAATCCAACCGTTAACGTTCCCTGCTGCGGAAAATTATCACGATGAGTTTTTCGGCGAGGTGGAAATTTTCCGTGATCAACTGACGTTGCCGATAACATTCTCTGCAGCACAAGCGAACGCTAGTCTTTCGGTTCGTTATCAAGGCTGTACCAAAGGCTTTTGCTATCCGCCCGAAACGGCCACCGTTAGTTTAGACGGCCAACAAGCGGTCGATTCCGCTCAAAATATTGCAAAAAATAGCGAAAATTCAACCGCTTCTCTGCCTTTGGCTAATGCACCGAAAGCGGAACAGGATCAGCTTGCCGAGAACTTGGCGAATAATCGCTTATCGATTTTCTGGTTCTTTGTACTGGGTATCGGTTTAGCCTTTACCCCGTGCGTATTACCAATGCTGCCGTTATTATCTGCAATTGTGATTGGCAATAAGCAACGCCCTAATACGTTCAAAGCTTTATTACTCAGCTTTGCTTATGTACAAGGTATGGCGCTCACTTATACGCTATTAGGTTTGGTGGTAGCAGCAATCGGCTTACCGTTCCAAGTAGCGTTACAAAGCCCGCCGGTGCTAATTTCACTTGCGATTTTATTCACCATTTTAGCCGCTTCGATGTTCGGCTTATTTGAAATCCGCTTGCCGAATTCATGGCAACAAAAACTGAATGCGATGAGTCAGAAACAGCAAGGCGGTGCATTTGGTAGTGTATTTGTGATGGGGATGATTGCCGGTTTAGTGGCTTCACCTTGTACTTCCGCGCCGTTATCCGGCGCATTACTGTATGTTGCCCAAAGTGGGGACTTACTCACCGGCGGATTAGCACTTTATTTATTAGCTTTAGGAATGGGGATTCCGTTAATTCTGATTACCTTATTCGGTAACCGTATTTTGCCGAAATCGGGCGATTGGTTATTGAAAGTCAAAACCGCCTTCGGGTTTGTGATGTTAGCTTTACCGGTCTTTTTACTTAGCCGTATTTTACCAAGCCATTATGAGCCGTTGATGTGGTCGGCGCTGGCAATGGTGTTTGTTGGCTGGTTGATTAGCGTGATTCCGGCACAAGGCGTCATCAAACAAGCGGTCAGAATTCTACTATTTTTTGCATTTGCGCTTGCTTCTTACCCTTGGGCAAACTTAGTGTGGAATCAAGGTAACAGTAGCCATTCGGCACAAGTAAGCAACCACTTAGCCTTTGAACGCGTGCAATCACTTGCAGAATTACAAGCAAAATTGACCGCTTCACAAGGCAAAAAAGTGATGTTAGATCTGTACGCTGACTGGTGTGTAGCGTGTAAGGAGTTTGAGAAATACACTTTTACCGACCAAGCTGTACAGCAAAAATTGACTGAAATGGTGGTGTTACAAGTGGATATGACCAATAATTCGCCACAAAACGATGAACTGATGAAACACTTCAACGTACTAGGTTTACCGACCATTTTATTCTTTGATGAGGACGGTAATGAACTGACGCAATCAAGAGTTACCGGCTTCTTAGAAGCAAATCAATTTTTAAATTGGCTAAATCAGTTATAATCTTATGGCACAAGTCAATCGCTTGTGCCATTTTTTTATTAACCACAATAAGTTTGCTATGAACCAAGACAATCATAAAATTGAAGACATTATTCGTATTTTCGATGAATGTTTCGCCGAAGAATACAATACTCGCTTAGAAAAGGGCGAAGACTACCCGATTTACTTACCCGCATTTTTAGATGAAGACGGCGTGAAATCCGATCGCCCGTACAATGTAATTTTATTTGCACATGGCTATTACAGCAGTGCATTACACGAAATCGCCCATTGGCTTGTGGCAGGAACCGAACGCCGTAAATTAGAAGATTTCGGTTATTGGTATGAACCGGACGGACGCTCAGCGGAGCGTCAGCGTGAATTTGAATCAGTGGAAGTTAAACCGCAAGCGATTGAATGGGTGTTGGCAACCGCTGCCGGCTTCCGCTATTTTGCCAGTGCGGATAACCTTTCCGGCAACCCGGGCGATAATTCAGCGTTTAAACAAGCGGTTTTCGACCAAGTAAAAATTTATGCGGAGCGTGGTTATTTACCCAAACGTGCCGAAACACTACGTAAAGCGTTAGCCAAATTCTACGGCACAGAAGATAAAATTGATTTAGCAAATTTTGATTTGGCGAGAATCTAACAAATAAGCGGTTAAATTTTTAGGAAATTTAACCGCTTGTATTTTAGTTATCGGAAAGATGTTCTAAACCGTACTGATAAAGCGCATTCTTTTTATAGCCGAAAGTCTCCGCTACGATTGCCGCCGCTTTTTTCAGCGGTAATTCTTGGCAAAGTAAACTGAGTAATTTAACCGCTTGGGTGGAAAATTCTTCATCGTCTTGTTGCGTTTTTCCTTCCACAACTAACACAATCTCACCTTTAATGCGATTGCAGTCTTCATTTAACCATGCAATTAAATTTGCCAACGTATCGCCGTGAATGGTTTCCCACGTTTTGGTAATTTCACGAGCCATCACCACATAACGATCAGCGCCCAACATTTTCTGTATATCTTCAAGCGTATCTAAAATGCGATGCGTAGATTCGTAAAAGATCAGGGTACGAGGTTCATCCGCCACTTCGGCTAATTTATCGCAGCGTGATTTGGTTTTAGCCGGTAAGAACCCTTCAAAGCAAAAGCGGTCAGAGGCAATACCGGACGCACAAAGTGCAGTAATTGCGGCACAAGCGCCGGGTAACGGCACGATTTTAATGCCGGCTTGGCGGCAATGGCGCACCAAATGAAAGCCCGGGTCACTAATTAACGGCGTACCGGCATCGGAGATCAGCGCAATATTCAGCCCTTGTTGTAATTTTTCAACTAATACCGCTGCTTTTTGTTGTTCATTATGATCGTGTAAGGCAAAAAACGGTTTTTTGATACCGTAATGGCTAAGTAATAAACCGCTATGACGAGTATCTTCGGCGGCAATTAAATCGACTTGAGCAAAAGTATCCAGTGCGCGTTGCGTAATATCGCCAAGGTTACCGATTGGTGTCGCCACAATATACAAAGTACCGTTTTGTTCGTTTTTCATTTGATTTTCACTCGTTTGATAAGTAAGATTTCAATATTATTCCGCCCATTATAGTCTATTAGGAGCAATACAATGGCGACTATTTTAAAACAGAAAATAAAAACTGTCTTTGTCCCAACCGCAATGGCGCTTTTTCTTTCTGCTTGTACCGGTACAAGTTTTTTTGAAAACCCATTAACCAAAACGGTCAAAGACGAAGCATACGCAACGTCGGAATTTTATATCAATAAAGCGGATCGAGCCACAGATAAAGAAGATAAAATTACTTATCGCCTATTAGCCGTTCGTAAACTGATTGATGAAAATAAAGCGGCAGAAGCACAAAATACCTTCGACGATCTCACTCTATCGCTCGCCGATATCCAGAAAAATGAAATTCAAAAAGTAGAATATAACTTGGTTGCGGCGCAACTTGCGGCATTACAGGGTAATGAAGCACAAGCCGTTTCACTTTTAAGACTGGTGCCGACGACCCAATTAAGCCGTACGCAAAGTATGCGTTACTATCAAACACAAGCGCGTATTGCGGAAAATCGTAAAGATGTGCTTGAAGCGGTGAGAGCGCGTTCTTTAATGACTTCTCAATTAATCGATAATAAGTTACGCCAAGAAAATAACAATCAAATTTGGTCATTATTACGTAATGCGAATAAAGGTGCATTGTCTATTGCCAATCCGGGACCGGGCGAAACCGAGTTTGCCGGTTGGTTAGCTTTAATTGCGGTTTACAACCAAAACGTTTCGACACCGGCACAAATGCCGCAGGGTATTAATAACTGGAAACAACTCTATCCGAATCATAGTGCGGTAACGGTCATGCCGGCGGAGTTACAAAACGTATCGAATTTCCAACAAACCCAATTAAACGGCGTCGCTTTACTTTTACCGTTAAGCGGTGACGCTAAAATTTTAGGCGATATTATCAAAAAAGGCTTTAATGACGCTAAAGGCGCGGACTCCATTCCGGTGCAAACATACGATACGGATAGCAGTTCGGTCGAAAGTATTTTGGCACAGGCTAAGCAACAAGGCGCACAAACGATTATCGGCCCGTTACTAAAATCTCGTGTCGATGAAATGTTGTTAAGTCCTGAAATCCGAAATGTGAATGTATTGGCTTTAAATTCGACGCCAAATGTAAAAGCGATTCCGGGCGTATGTTATTACGGTTTATCGCCGGAAGCGGAAGCGAGAGCCGGAGCGGATCGCTTATATCGCGACGGTTATTCGCGTGCTATCGTTGCCGCATCACAAGATGATTTCGGACAACGTTCCGCAGATGCATTCTCACAACGTTGGAGACAATTAACCAATACGGATGCGGACGTACGCTATTACAATATTCCTCAAGATGCGGTTGTCGCAATTCAGAATTCGGGCGGTGTTCAAGGTGCGGCATTATATGCGTTAGGTACCGCCGAGCAGTTACTTGAATTAAAACAAGGTATCGACGGTTCATCGCTTGCCGGACAATTGAATATTTATACCTCTTCACGCAGTAATTCGCCGAATAACGGTATTGAATTCCGTACCGCAATGGAAGGAGTGAAATTCAGTGAAATTCCTCTGCTTGCGGACCCAAATTCGGACGAATATAAAAAAGCGGAAACTTTAGCGGAAAGCGATTTCTCGATGATGCGTTTATATGCAATGGGTTCCGATGCTTGGGCGTTAGCAAATAAATTCAATGAATTCCGCCAAATTCCGGGTTATAGCGTTTCAGGTTTAACCGGTAATTTAACCGCCAGCCCGAACTGTAATATCGAACGCGGAATGTCTTGGTTGCAATATCGTAATGGTGCAGTGGAAAACGCTAACTAAACGTTCGCAAGGTGCGAATTTTGAACAAAAAGCCCGTGAATTTTTAGAACGAAACGGGCTTAAGTTTATTGCGGCAAATCAGCAATTCAAATGCGGCGAATTGGATTTGATTATGCGCCAAGGCGATACTTTCGTTTTTGTAGAAGTCCGCCAACGTAAAAGTAATCGATTCGGTTCCGCAGTCGAAAGTATAGATTATAGAAAGCAACAAAAATGGCTGGATGCCGCCAATATGTGGCTGTTTACGCGACATAAGCAAAGTTTGGATACCGCAAATTGCCGCTTTGATGTTGTCGCCTTTGAAGGAAATGATCCGCCTCTTTGGATCCCAAATTTTTTAGGATAGTTCTTTTCATGCTCGAAAAAATTCAAGATCGTTTTACCGAAAGTATCCAGATCCAAATAGCGGCGGCCGAATTACTCCCCAAAACCTTGAGTGAAGCGGCTAATCGTGTAGTCGCCTGTTTATTAAGGGGAAATAAAATCATCGTATGCGGACACGGTCGCTCTTATGCCAATGCGCAACTACTTGTCAGCCATTTATTACATAAATACGATTTAAATCGCCCCAGTTTCTCGGCATTATTATTGCAATTCGACGGCGTACTTGCCGGCGTACTCGCACAAGATAGCGAATTGGTAAATATCTACCGCAAACAGTTACAAGCCGTAGCAAAAGACGGCGATATTTTTATTACCTTTTCGCCTACCGGTAATGAAGAAGCGGTTTTAAATGCGATTCATTCGGCAAAAAATGAAGGGCTGGAAATCATTACTTTTACCAGTAGCCGTAATGACCATACGCAAGGCTTATTGGATGATCACGATCTCGAAATTTCTATGCCGTCCAGTAGCGAACTGAGAGTGATTGAAGGTCATCAATTTTGTGTAAACGTGCTATGCGAATTAGTTGATCACTTACTTTTTTCTTAACTTTATAAAAAGGATATTGTTATGCTTACGTTAAAAAAAATCGGTTTAACCAGTTTATTTGCCGTCAGTCTTCTATCTCTGCAAGGATGTATCGCTACTGCGGTTGTCACTTCCGCTGCGGTTGCCGGCAAAGTGGCGACGGATCCTCGTAGCGCGGGTACTCAAATTGATGATGAAGTGCTTGAAGAGCGTGTGGCGTATAACTTAAGCAAAGATGCTCAGCTTAAAGAAGAAGCCCGTATCAATGTGGTGGCTTACAACGGCAAAGTATTATTAATCGGTCAAGCGCCTACTATGTCAGCTTCGGAAAGTGCTAAAAATCTTGCAGCCGGTGCGGAGGGTGTGACAGAAATTTATAATGAAATTCGCACAGGTGAAAAAATCGGTGTCGGACAAATCTCTATTGACAGTTGGATTACCACGGCGATTAAATCAAAACTGCTAGCCAACTCGGAAGTAAAAGCCACAGAAGTTAAAGTCATTACCGAAAACGGTGAAGTCTTCTTAATCGGAAAACTCTCACCGGCACAAGCGGATGCCGCAGCCGAAGTAGCTCGTAATGTGAGCGGGGTAAATAAAGTAATTAAAGTGATTAATTACGTACAATAACCAATATGAAAAACCGCCTTTAACAAAAGGCGGTTTTTTTACAAAAAACAAATGAAATTCGACCGCTTACTATTCCTCATTTTGCATCGCAATAAAAGCTAATCTTCGTCGTTCCGCAATACGGTGCTTCGTTTTCCAGATATGAAAAAGACGACGCGCTTTATGATTACACACGAGTTTTTTCTTGGTTTTAAGTTTACGTTTCATTGCTCTATTCCTTCAAAGTTGAATCCGATTCTTTGCTTATCTCTTGCGGAACACTCGGTTGCTCTTCATTATTCTGGATTTGTTGTTCCTCTACCCTTTGATGGTTAATGATACTACTATAATATCGACGAATATTTTCGACATACTGAAATGCCTCAAACCCTCGAGCATAGCCGTATTTTAAACCGCTATAATGACGCTTCTCCGCTAAAAGTGGTAGGTTCTTCTTCACATCCAACCAATTATCTGGATTACCGCCCAACTGCTTCGTTAAACGGCGAACATCCAATAAATGCCCGAGTCCCATATTATAAGCGGCTAATCCGTACCAAATACGATCTTCTTTCGGTACCGTTTCGGGAATTTGTCTCATCAGCATATGAAGATATTCGGAACCGGCACGAATACTTTGTTCCGCACTAGTTCGATCCGTAATTTTCATACGCTCTGCCGTATCTCTGGTCAGCATCATCATACCGCGTACACCGGTCGGAGAAGTCGCATTCGGATCCCAATGCGATTCCTGATAAGCGATAGCCGCCAGCATCTGCCATTCCAAATCGCCGCGATACTTTTCAAACAGGGACTGATATTTAGGTAAGACCAATTTAATGGCTTTTAAATAGCTTTGGATATCGACGTAATCAAAATGCGCCAAATGATTAAAATATTTTTCTTCAATCCGTGAGATCAATCCGGTTTCGTTCGCATGATTCATAAAATCCAATACCGCAGCTTGCAGCTCACTATAAGAACTGTTCGGTAAATACCACAATACCGGCGCCTCATCGGTTAAATCGAAACCGACCGCAATATTCGGGCGGATATGTTGCGCGGCGGAAATATCAACGGATACGCCGACCGTATAAGGAATTTTTCCCTCGGCGACTTGGAGCAATAACTCTTCCTGCGTAAACTGATTGGTAGTTTGCCAACTTAGTTTCGGATTATCTTCTTTTAAGCGTTGTAAAATCGGCAGTACCGCCGAACCGGCAGGTATGATCAAATCACCTTCTAATTCCGACAGTTTATAAGGGCGGTTACTGCCTTTTTTATATACGACTTGCCAAGAAGCGGAATAATAAGCCGAACCGATTTGAAGCTGCTTACTCAATTCCGGCTGGTATAACAAGCCTGCCGCCGCAATATCCACTTTATTGTCTTTTAATGCGCTAAAGAGCCGCTCACTGTTATCAAAAGTTTTAATATCCAATCTTACGTCAAGATAATTAGCAAACGATTTGGCCAATTCGTATTCTATCCCGGCTGTACCTTCCGCCCCGATAAAATAGGAAAGAGGATGATTAACCATTCCGACTCTTAATATTTTACGTTGTTGAATTTGGTTATAGCGATTTTCTTCCGCCTGCATTAATTGTTGCCACGGAAATACCATATCCCAAGCCCAAAGCAAAAGCGCAAAGCCTGCAATGAATCTGGCAATTAATCCTTTCAATATAAAATCCTCTATATTTCAATTACGATATAAGTCTAGCCGAATTTATCCGATTACGGAATAACCCTATATGATTTATTCTAAACAACACTAATCGTTAGTATGATTAAAAGGAATAAAATTAGATATTTATAAAAAATTAAAAGAAATGATTTATGAAATGGCGCACCCGAGAGGATTCGAACCTCTGACCGCTCGGTTCGTAGCCGAGTACTCTATCCAGCTGAGCTACGGGTGCGTTATATTTTGAATGGTGAGTTATTTAGTTTTATCAGCGACC includes:
- a CDS encoding D-sedoheptulose-7-phosphate isomerase, with the protein product MLEKIQDRFTESIQIQIAAAELLPKTLSEAANRVVACLLRGNKIIVCGHGRSYANAQLLVSHLLHKYDLNRPSFSALLLQFDGVLAGVLAQDSELVNIYRKQLQAVAKDGDIFITFSPTGNEEAVLNAIHSAKNEGLEIITFTSSRNDHTQGLLDDHDLEISMPSSSELRVIEGHQFCVNVLCELVDHLLFS
- the rsmI gene encoding 16S rRNA (cytidine(1402)-2'-O)-methyltransferase — its product is MKNEQNGTLYIVATPIGNLGDITQRALDTFAQVDLIAAEDTRHSGLLLSHYGIKKPFFALHDHNEQQKAAVLVEKLQQGLNIALISDAGTPLISDPGFHLVRHCRQAGIKIVPLPGACAAITALCASGIASDRFCFEGFLPAKTKSRCDKLAEVADEPRTLIFYESTHRILDTLEDIQKMLGADRYVVMAREITKTWETIHGDTLANLIAWLNEDCNRIKGEIVLVVEGKTQQDDEEFSTQAVKLLSLLCQELPLKKAAAIVAETFGYKKNALYQYGLEHLSDN
- a CDS encoding penicillin-binding protein activator, with the translated sequence MATILKQKIKTVFVPTAMALFLSACTGTSFFENPLTKTVKDEAYATSEFYINKADRATDKEDKITYRLLAVRKLIDENKAAEAQNTFDDLTLSLADIQKNEIQKVEYNLVAAQLAALQGNEAQAVSLLRLVPTTQLSRTQSMRYYQTQARIAENRKDVLEAVRARSLMTSQLIDNKLRQENNNQIWSLLRNANKGALSIANPGPGETEFAGWLALIAVYNQNVSTPAQMPQGINNWKQLYPNHSAVTVMPAELQNVSNFQQTQLNGVALLLPLSGDAKILGDIIKKGFNDAKGADSIPVQTYDTDSSSVESILAQAKQQGAQTIIGPLLKSRVDEMLLSPEIRNVNVLALNSTPNVKAIPGVCYYGLSPEAEARAGADRLYRDGYSRAIVAASQDDFGQRSADAFSQRWRQLTNTDADVRYYNIPQDAVVAIQNSGGVQGAALYALGTAEQLLELKQGIDGSSLAGQLNIYTSSRSNSPNNGIEFRTAMEGVKFSEIPLLADPNSDEYKKAETLAESDFSMMRLYAMGSDAWALANKFNEFRQIPGYSVSGLTGNLTASPNCNIERGMSWLQYRNGAVENAN
- a CDS encoding helix-turn-helix domain-containing protein, with translation MSPIGSSWTSFEQEIFDESEIAETQFRIRLILEIIETRQQLGISQRKLEKLSGVKQSMIARVEKGSINPSLATVLKLLVPLGKTLQIVPLDKNKTVR
- a CDS encoding type II toxin-antitoxin system RelE/ParE family toxin, encoding MYEIVFYRDKRGREPVKEFLLRLLKERQEGSRERLHKISHHLSILHLHGTRAGENYIKHLEDRIWQLRPVGDCLLFASIIRGKFVLLHYFAKQNYRIPKREIERAKVRLADLQERIKDEPYWF
- the dolP gene encoding division/outer membrane stress-associated lipid-binding lipoprotein, which gives rise to MLTLKKIGLTSLFAVSLLSLQGCIATAVVTSAAVAGKVATDPRSAGTQIDDEVLEERVAYNLSKDAQLKEEARINVVAYNGKVLLIGQAPTMSASESAKNLAAGAEGVTEIYNEIRTGEKIGVGQISIDSWITTAIKSKLLANSEVKATEVKVITENGEVFLIGKLSPAQADAAAEVARNVSGVNKVIKVINYVQ
- the mltF gene encoding membrane-bound lytic murein transglycosylase MltF; the encoded protein is MKGLIARFIAGFALLLWAWDMVFPWQQLMQAEENRYNQIQQRKILRVGMVNHPLSYFIGAEGTAGIEYELAKSFANYLDVRLDIKTFDNSERLFSALKDNKVDIAAAGLLYQPELSKQLQIGSAYYSASWQVVYKKGSNRPYKLSELEGDLIIPAGSAVLPILQRLKEDNPKLSWQTTNQFTQEELLLQVAEGKIPYTVGVSVDISAAQHIRPNIAVGFDLTDEAPVLWYLPNSSYSELQAAVLDFMNHANETGLISRIEEKYFNHLAHFDYVDIQSYLKAIKLVLPKYQSLFEKYRGDLEWQMLAAIAYQESHWDPNATSPTGVRGMMMLTRDTAERMKITDRTSAEQSIRAGSEYLHMLMRQIPETVPKEDRIWYGLAAYNMGLGHLLDVRRLTKQLGGNPDNWLDVKKNLPLLAEKRHYSGLKYGYARGFEAFQYVENIRRYYSSIINHQRVEEQQIQNNEEQPSVPQEISKESDSTLKE
- a CDS encoding elongation factor P hydroxylase: MNQDNHKIEDIIRIFDECFAEEYNTRLEKGEDYPIYLPAFLDEDGVKSDRPYNVILFAHGYYSSALHEIAHWLVAGTERRKLEDFGYWYEPDGRSAERQREFESVEVKPQAIEWVLATAAGFRYFASADNLSGNPGDNSAFKQAVFDQVKIYAERGYLPKRAETLRKALAKFYGTEDKIDLANFDLARI
- a CDS encoding YraN family protein: MVQWKTLTKRSQGANFEQKAREFLERNGLKFIAANQQFKCGELDLIMRQGDTFVFVEVRQRKSNRFGSAVESIDYRKQQKWLDAANMWLFTRHKQSLDTANCRFDVVAFEGNDPPLWIPNFLG
- a CDS encoding protein-disulfide reductase DsbD, giving the protein MLKRFIFLLVSIMLTLSAHAGLFGNDQPKYLSGSEAFAFSATPKSDKQIELNWQIADGYYLYKKEIQVTPQNAEIQPLTFPAAENYHDEFFGEVEIFRDQLTLPITFSAAQANASLSVRYQGCTKGFCYPPETATVSLDGQQAVDSAQNIAKNSENSTASLPLANAPKAEQDQLAENLANNRLSIFWFFVLGIGLAFTPCVLPMLPLLSAIVIGNKQRPNTFKALLLSFAYVQGMALTYTLLGLVVAAIGLPFQVALQSPPVLISLAILFTILAASMFGLFEIRLPNSWQQKLNAMSQKQQGGAFGSVFVMGMIAGLVASPCTSAPLSGALLYVAQSGDLLTGGLALYLLALGMGIPLILITLFGNRILPKSGDWLLKVKTAFGFVMLALPVFLLSRILPSHYEPLMWSALAMVFVGWLISVIPAQGVIKQAVRILLFFAFALASYPWANLVWNQGNSSHSAQVSNHLAFERVQSLAELQAKLTASQGKKVMLDLYADWCVACKEFEKYTFTDQAVQQKLTEMVVLQVDMTNNSPQNDELMKHFNVLGLPTILFFDEDGNELTQSRVTGFLEANQFLNWLNQL